In Larimichthys crocea isolate SSNF chromosome VI, L_crocea_2.0, whole genome shotgun sequence, one genomic interval encodes:
- the ecm2 gene encoding extracellular matrix protein 2 translates to MRWWLVVASLWLLVALTVSDTQARNRPHNQDGGMRRGRRKKDGHGHGRARAGRTRPVKIRVIPGLGISVEHGDRHGQPLSLRSYNNVQEQHSTYNVIPGKQGQCLYHGLTMFDQAVWSPKPCLTCLCTGGRVVCDRVTCPMLPCHYTVTPPGECCPVCMEPVPSDPAESVTPLTQEEIQRILWEEEEALRLQVEKEEEEWRRQIEELERRRQEEEEDRKRKEAAEKAARENERKLEEERRRQEEKLRAELLALAEEEEERLEKQLEKVEERQEEEEEEEVWLRGDVFQMLPKEPEEPDFLPAPIPRPPAATEDELKEMETEVEEEEEEGEEREVVILNGGGLPPGCAISDVTLTCENAKLMYFPPLAIPELKSLSLEGNNISSIPAEAFNGIPNLEWINLNKNKLTSANIDAKAFKGLKKLRRLYLDGNLLEVVPAGLPPTLQELKINENKLEGINKHSLQDLSSLVILELEANLLSEGNVDPLAFAPLNQLSYLRMGRNHFRTIPQGLPMSLLELYLENNLIEEISEAVFNQTLNLNVISLRYNRLDETRIAPMAWINHRNLESIDLSHNQLYLVPSYLPRSLVHLVLVGNNIERIPGYVFAHMDPGLEYLYLSYNKLDGEGVEPESFFGVFNSMVELCLDNNQLITIPSGINEMTNLHFLRLNNNKLRSIPDEGICDPNHNGDATLVALRLENNYLDPQKISPTAFSCVRSSSSVILKPQKTK, encoded by the exons ATGAGGTGGTGGCTCGTGGTGGCCAGTCTATGGCTGCTGGTGGCCCTGACCGTCTCGGACACCCAGGCCAGGAACAGACCTCACAACCAAGATGGTGGGATGCGACGGGGGAGGCGGAAGAAGGACGGACATG GTCATGGGCGGGCCAGAGCGGGGCGAACTAGACCTGTGAAGATCAGAGTCATTCCTGGTCTCGGCATCTCAGTAGAGCATGGAGACAGGCATGGACAGCCTCTGTCCCTGAGGTCCTACAACAACGTGCAAGAACAGCACTCCACCTACAACGTTATCCCAG gtaAGCAGGGCCAGTGTTTGTACCATGGCCTGACCATGTTCGACCAGGCGGTCTGGTCTCCAAAGCCCTGTCTGACTTGTCTGTGCACCGGAGGTCGGGTGGTTTGTGACAGGGTCACCTGTCCCATGTTGCCTTGCCATTACACCGTAACCCCGCCTGGGGAGTGCTGTCCCGTCTGCATGGAGCCAG TTCCCAGTGACCCCGCCGAGTCCGTGACCCCACTGACCCAGGAGGAGATCCAGCGAATCCTCTG ggaggaggaggaggctttgAGACTGcaggtggagaaagaggaggaggagtggaggaggcaGATCGAGGAgttggagaggaggagacaggaggaggaagaagatagAAAGCGGAaggaggctgcagagaaagcAGCCAGGGAGAATGAAAGGAAGctagaggaggaaagaaggaggcaggaggagaagtTAAGGGCAGAACTACTGGCTctggcggaggaggaggaggagcggctGGAGAAGCAGCTAGAGAAGGTAGAAGAgcggcaggaggaggaagaggaggaggaagtgtggCTGAGAGGAGATGTGTTTCAGATGCTACCAAAAGAACCTGAGGAACCGGACTTCCTTCCTGCTCCAATCCCAAGACCTCCTGCTGCGACAGAGGATGAGCTGAAGGAGATGGAAAcagaagtggaggaggaggaggaggaaggggaggagagggaggtggtGATACTGAATGGAGGAGGCCTCCCTCCAGGCTGCGCTATCTCTGATGTCACTCTAACATGTGAGAACGCCAAACTCATGTACTTTCCTCCTCTGGCCATACCTGAACTCAAATCTCTGAGTCTGGAAG gcaacaacatcagcagcatcCCAGCTGAAGCCTTCAATGGGATCCCCAACCTGGAATGGATCaacctgaacaaaaacaaactcacctcTGCCAACATTGATGCTAAAGCCTTCAAA ggtCTGAAGAAGCTAAGGCGTCTGTACTTGGATGGGAACCTTCTCGAAGTCGTGCCCGCTGGCCTTCCCCCCACACTGCAGGAGCTGAAGATCAACGAGAACAAACTGGAAGGAATCAACAAACACAGCCTCCAAG ATCTGAGCAGCCTGGTCATTCTGGAGCTGGAGGCAAATCTGCTGAGCGAGGGGAATGTGGATCCTCTGGCCTTCGCTCCCCTCAACCAGCTCTCCTACCTCCGAATGGGCAGAAACCACTTCCGCACCATACCACAGGGCCTCCCCATGTCATTACTG GAGCTGTACTTGGAGAACAATCTGATTGAGGAAATCTCAGAGGCAGTTTTCAATCAGACCCTCAATCTGAACGTGATTTCTCTGAGATACAACAGGCTGGACGAGACGAGGATCGCCCCGATGGCCTGGATCAACCACAG AAATCTGGAGTCCATCGACCTTTCACATAATCAACTATACCTGGTTCCCTCCTACCTACCGAGATCTCTGGTCCACCTCGTGCTGGTGGGAAACAACATAGAGAGGATACCTG GTTACGTTTTCGCCCACATGGACCCCGGTTTGGAGTACCTCTACCTCTCCTACAACAAACTGGACGGGGAGGGAGTTGAACCGGAGTCGTTTTTCGGCGTGTTCAACTCCATGGTGGAACTATGTCTGGATAACAATCAGCTGATCACCATACCGTCTGGAATCAACGAGATGACAAACTTGCACTTCCTCAGACTCAACAATAACAAGCTCAG GAGTATCCCTGACGAGGGCATCTGTGATCCAAACCACAACGGAGACGCCACTCTGGTGGCCCTGAGGCTTGAAAACAACTACCTCGACCCCCAGAAGATCTCACCGACAGCCTTTTCCTGTGTTCGCTCTTCCTCCAGTGTGATCTTAAAACCCCAGAAAACCAAGTGA
- the ippk gene encoding inositol-pentakisphosphate 2-kinase, protein MDVDKMEEKDWKYHGEGNKSLVLSHVQLSRVLRLLKYPAEDSENPPQTVEQAFRQIQNIVDFSSNVMSSLLGEKFIHSGEVVKLPLEFVRQLSIRVQHQRPAWRCDKVMDIYSGCALCLPNLTSPVLHQPTHTPPLCIEIKPKCGFLPSSKHVSKDIKTKVCRFCMHQHYKVASGKWRRRSLYCPLDLFSGNRQRMHFAIRHLIEEPQNNFKIFKGGQCIYSSKEGSDDSLDLNSLLHHLRPYFLYGNNRINTTSKAVLNDFIQVLVNALLSGGGGGDGGMVTERQGEGRSFCEASLFNKERIRHGSQGLPSDSVLFRILQTQMLDTQDIEGLYPLYHRVEQHLQDFPKESVRTRLQIDGPYDEAFLEKLQKCPTEDDGSVEFAVAKVHQYRVAMTAKDCSIMVALVPSSEKEEDDEGQRQLRDFLSSRPPAFSYSVSILDLDPKPFDSIPRQLRLDQKIVSCYLRTGGALPKGSLPSLPGIFTAAEREDCTLLFHPV, encoded by the exons ACGGTGGAGCAAGCCTTCAGGCAGATCCAGAACATTGTTGACTTCAGCTCCAACGTGATGAGCAGCCTGCTGGGAGAGAAGTTCATCCACAGCGGG GAAGTCGTCAAACTGCCGCTGGAGTTTGTGCGGCAGCTCTCCATCAGAGTTCAACATCAGAGACcag cCTGGCGCTGTGATAAAGTGATGGACATCTACAGCGGCTGTGCTCTCTGTCTGCCCAACCTGACATCGCCAGTCCTCCACCAGccaacacacactcctccactcTGCATTGAGatcaag ccTAAATGTGGCTTCCTGCCATCCTCCAAACACGTCAGCAAAGACATCAAAACCAAAGTGTGCCGCTTCTGCATGCACCAACACTACAAG GTGGCGAGTGGGAAGTGGAGAAGACGCAGTCTGTACTGTCCTCTGGACCTGTTCTCAGG GAACAGACAGAGAATGCACTTTGCCATCAGACACCTGATAGAGGAACCTCAGAACAACTTCAAAATCTTCAAG ggcgGTCAGTGTATTTACAGCAGTAAGGAGGGCAGTGACGACTCGTTGGACCTGAACTCTCTGCTGCATCATCTCAGACCGTACTTCCTGTACGGAAACAACCGAATCAACACGACCAGCAAAGCTGTCCTCAACGACTTCATCCAG gtcctGGTGAACGCCCTGCtgagtggtggtggaggaggagatggagggatggtgaCGGAGAGACAAGGAGAAGGACGGAGCTTCTGTGAAGCAAGTCTTTTCAACAAGGAGCGGATCCGACACG gctctCAGGGTTTACCCAGCGACAGCGTGTTGTTCAGGATTCTTCAGACTCAGATGTTGGACACGCAGGACATCGAAGGACTTTACCCTTTGTACCACCGAGTGGAGCAACACCTGCAGGACTTCCCTAAAGAGAG TGTCAGAACCCGTCTTCAGATAGACGGTCCGTACGACGAGGCCTTCCTGGAGAAGCTGCAGAAATGTCCGACTGAAGACGACGGCTCAGTGGAGTTCGCTGTTGCCAAG GTCCATCAGTACCGCGTCGCCATGACGGCCAAGGATTGCTCCATCATGGTTGCCCTGGTGCCGAGcagtgagaaagaggaggacgATGAAGG TCAGAGGCAGCTCAGGGACTTCCTCTCCTCCAGACCTCCTGCTTTCTCTTACTCTGTCTCCATCTTGGATCTGGACCCGAAGCCGTTCGACAGCATCCCTCGCCAGCTGCGCCTGGACCAGAAGATCGTCTCCTGCTACCTGAGGACCGGCGGTGCCTTGCCAAAGGGCTCTCTGCCGTCGCTGCCCGGCATCTTCacggctgcagagagagaggactgcaCGCTGCTCTTCCACCCCGTGTGA